Proteins from a genomic interval of Diaphorobacter sp. HDW4A:
- the mnmC gene encoding FAD-dependent 5-carboxymethylaminomethyl-2-thiouridine(34) oxidoreductase MnmC, whose translation MTEPLSWLPDGTPFSPRFNDRYHSDVNRGLDQAREVFFHGCGLPAAWADQPQWRILETGFGLGLNFLTTWKAWREDPHRPQILHFTSAEAWPVSAEDLRRAAPEPFKTLADELSQQFWGLLPGVHRLSFDEGRVLLTLYIGDAQAMLRQQSPVTDSVYLDGFSPKVNPELWNTHMIKAIARCCHHGTRLATWTIARAIRDDLAQCGFEVTKVPGVPPKRDNLQAVFNPRWEPRVTREALPDVSRPSAGACMVIGAGLAGSACAASLARRGWQVTVIDANHAAAGASGLPAGVFSPHVSPDDSVLSRLSRAGVRSTLQTLSLMERGTEWDDCGVLEHRVDGTPGIPRAWSEDAKHSGTDWSRTATPEQCTANGVPPDATTCWHLRAGWVRPPLLVAHQLAHPAIQQIDKAGVTQLVRELGDDGPRWCAINAQGDSIAVADLVIITAGFDSHALLQQRWPLQALRGQVSWGLHDDSTNDAPWPQVPVNGHGNLVPHVPMGGKGQGWVLGSTFERDVTELPPSAADRAMAHAENLGKLRELVPPLASAMEPSFSNSHATEVQGWSAVRCASHDRLPIVGPVDHAELPGLWVSTAMGSRGLTLSVLCAELLAARLHHEPLPVEARLAQLLSSERMVRR comes from the coding sequence ATGACCGAGCCTCTTTCCTGGCTTCCCGACGGAACGCCCTTCAGCCCCCGCTTCAACGACCGCTATCACAGCGACGTCAATCGCGGGCTGGATCAGGCCCGGGAGGTGTTCTTTCATGGCTGTGGTCTGCCAGCGGCCTGGGCCGATCAGCCGCAGTGGCGGATTCTCGAGACGGGCTTCGGTCTGGGCCTGAACTTTCTGACCACTTGGAAGGCCTGGCGCGAAGACCCGCATCGCCCGCAGATCCTGCACTTCACCTCGGCCGAGGCTTGGCCCGTCAGCGCGGAAGATCTGCGACGTGCCGCTCCGGAACCATTCAAGACACTGGCCGATGAGCTCAGCCAGCAATTCTGGGGCCTGTTGCCCGGCGTGCACCGTCTGTCATTCGACGAAGGCCGAGTGCTGCTCACGCTCTATATCGGTGACGCCCAGGCCATGCTGCGCCAGCAAAGCCCGGTGACGGACTCGGTGTATCTGGATGGTTTCAGCCCCAAGGTCAATCCCGAACTCTGGAACACTCACATGATCAAGGCCATCGCACGCTGCTGTCATCACGGCACGCGGCTGGCGACCTGGACCATTGCACGGGCGATACGCGACGATTTGGCGCAATGCGGCTTCGAGGTAACGAAGGTGCCCGGCGTGCCGCCCAAACGTGACAACCTGCAGGCCGTGTTCAATCCGCGCTGGGAGCCCCGCGTCACCCGCGAGGCGCTGCCGGATGTGTCGCGCCCGAGTGCAGGAGCCTGCATGGTGATCGGCGCGGGTCTTGCAGGGAGTGCGTGCGCGGCAAGTCTCGCGCGGCGCGGCTGGCAGGTGACGGTGATCGATGCAAATCACGCAGCGGCTGGCGCCTCGGGCCTACCAGCTGGCGTGTTCTCGCCTCACGTCTCGCCTGACGACAGTGTGCTCTCGCGCCTGTCGCGGGCGGGCGTGCGCAGCACCTTACAGACGCTCTCGTTGATGGAGCGAGGCACTGAGTGGGATGACTGCGGTGTGCTGGAGCACCGTGTGGACGGCACGCCTGGAATTCCTAGGGCTTGGAGTGAGGACGCAAAACACTCCGGCACCGACTGGTCACGCACCGCCACGCCCGAGCAATGCACCGCCAACGGCGTGCCGCCCGATGCGACGACCTGCTGGCATCTGCGCGCGGGTTGGGTGCGCCCGCCCCTGCTTGTGGCGCATCAACTTGCACATCCCGCCATCCAACAGATCGACAAAGCCGGCGTGACGCAGCTCGTGCGGGAGTTGGGCGATGATGGGCCTCGCTGGTGTGCCATCAATGCACAAGGCGATAGCATCGCCGTGGCCGATCTGGTGATCATCACTGCAGGCTTCGACAGCCATGCGCTGCTGCAACAACGCTGGCCGCTGCAAGCGCTGCGGGGGCAGGTCAGTTGGGGCTTGCACGACGATTCGACCAATGACGCTCCTTGGCCGCAGGTGCCCGTCAACGGTCATGGCAATCTGGTGCCGCATGTGCCGATGGGTGGCAAGGGGCAAGGCTGGGTGCTGGGCTCCACCTTCGAGCGCGACGTCACCGAACTGCCGCCCAGTGCCGCCGACCGGGCCATGGCACATGCAGAAAATCTGGGCAAGCTGCGCGAGCTGGTACCGCCACTGGCATCGGCAATGGAACCATCCTTCTCCAACTCGCACGCAACGGAAGTCCAAGGCTGGTCGGCCGTGCGCTGCGCCTCGCACGACCGTCTACCCATCGTTGGGCCGGTGGATCACGCCGAGCTGCCCGGTCTATGGGTTTCAACGGCGATGGGATCGCGTGGTCTCACGCTGTCGGTGCTCTGCGCGGAACTGCTGGCCGCGCGGCTTCACCACGAGCCTCTGCCCGTGGAAGCGCGCCTGGCTCAGCTGCTCAGCAGCGAGCGGATGGTGCGCCGCTGA
- a CDS encoding porin, whose translation MPKLSRVAVCTALALSGAAVYAQSSSVTLFGIVDTNVSHLRSGGNGSANLLGTDGNLSSRLGFRGVEDLGGGLKAGFWLEAAINPDVGTGGSTSANNQPSGASNSGGLTFGRRSTVSLMGDKWGEVRIGRDYVPGFWNLSNFSPFGTNGIGSSSFLFYPVQSPSRITNVRASNSIGYHLPKMGGLYGQAMYAFGENSASGPTKNDGRVMGARLGYKSGPVNVAVGITKTEISSLGDLRQTNIGGSYDFGVAELMLLWNENKVGDTSTKSALVGARIPAGPGHFRVAYSQVKAKGVANDAAHLALGYVYELSKRTALYGHVARIDNKGNGMNYNLGLAVKSPGGNSDGFEFGVRHSF comes from the coding sequence ATGCCCAAACTATCTCGGGTCGCGGTCTGTACGGCGCTGGCCTTGAGCGGCGCTGCGGTGTACGCGCAGTCCTCGTCCGTCACCCTGTTCGGTATTGTCGACACCAACGTTTCGCACCTGCGCAGCGGCGGCAACGGCTCGGCGAACCTCCTCGGCACTGACGGCAATCTGTCGAGTCGCCTTGGTTTCCGCGGTGTGGAGGATCTCGGCGGAGGACTCAAGGCCGGATTCTGGCTGGAAGCGGCCATCAATCCCGATGTTGGCACGGGTGGCAGCACCAGCGCCAACAACCAGCCCAGCGGCGCGTCCAATTCGGGCGGCCTGACCTTCGGCCGCCGTTCCACGGTCAGCCTGATGGGTGACAAATGGGGTGAAGTGCGCATCGGTCGCGACTATGTTCCCGGCTTCTGGAACCTGTCGAACTTCAGCCCATTCGGCACCAACGGCATCGGAAGTTCGTCGTTCCTGTTCTATCCCGTGCAGAGCCCGTCGCGCATCACCAATGTGCGTGCGTCCAACTCAATCGGCTATCACCTGCCGAAGATGGGCGGACTCTACGGTCAGGCCATGTACGCCTTCGGCGAGAACTCCGCCTCCGGCCCGACCAAGAACGATGGCCGGGTGATGGGCGCACGCCTCGGCTACAAGTCCGGTCCGGTGAACGTGGCGGTGGGCATCACCAAGACCGAGATTTCATCACTGGGCGATCTGCGCCAGACGAATATCGGCGGCTCGTATGACTTTGGCGTCGCGGAGCTGATGCTGCTGTGGAACGAGAATAAGGTCGGTGACACCTCCACCAAGAGCGCGCTGGTGGGCGCGCGCATCCCGGCGGGTCCCGGCCATTTCCGCGTCGCCTATTCGCAGGTCAAGGCCAAGGGCGTGGCGAACGACGCGGCGCATCTCGCCTTGGGCTATGTCTACGAGCTGTCCAAGCGCACGGCCCTCTACGGCCATGTCGCGCGTATCGACAACAAGGGCAATGGCATGAACTACAACCTCGGCCTCGCTGTGAAGTCGCCAGGCGGCAACAGCGATGGCTTTGAATTTGGAGTACGCCATAGTTTCTGA
- a CDS encoding nitrite/sulfite reductase, whose amino-acid sequence MYQYTEFDKQFIHLRAEQYRDQLERFQAGKLTNDEFKPLRLQNGWYVQRYAPMLRVAVPYGELSSIQLRVLAKVAREYDQPDATLLADAQAAQEKLGDIPLADGRRIGTEFKYGYGHFTTRTNVQYNWIPLDKSADVMDLLASVQLHGIQTSGNCIRNITTDALAGIAEDEIIDPRPYSEILRQWSTLHPEFSFLPRKFKLSLNGAKEDRAALGWYDTGLQLVKNEAGEIGFKVRVGGGMGRTPVISPVLREFLPWNQIMNYLEAVIRVYNRYGRRDNLWKARIKILVKSEGQSYIDQVEEEFRSIVEVEGGPHTITQAEFDRVAANFKEPELDLSPSNAEAETLELLRTASEENNDFGRWLHSNVLPHRLPQLRAVVLSFKRVGYAPGDATADQMDAAADLADKFSHGELRVTHEQNLILPWVRRDQLAELYKAAKALGLAKANIGLLTDMIACPGGDFCSLANARSLPIAEAITERYQDLDELWDLGEIDLHISGCINSCGHHHSGHIGILGVDKDGKEWYQITLGGADGTNLSGPAQAGKIIGPSFSAAEVPGVIEALLATYRDLREALPAEAAKAAHGQKHENFIDTVRRVGIEPFKAASNAVRHTAHAAVSA is encoded by the coding sequence ATGTACCAATACACAGAATTCGACAAACAGTTCATCCACCTGCGTGCCGAGCAGTACCGCGACCAACTGGAGCGTTTCCAGGCAGGCAAGCTCACGAACGACGAGTTCAAGCCGCTGCGTCTGCAGAATGGCTGGTATGTGCAGCGCTATGCGCCGATGCTGCGGGTGGCTGTGCCCTACGGCGAACTGTCGAGCATCCAACTGCGCGTGCTCGCCAAGGTGGCGCGTGAATATGATCAGCCTGATGCCACTCTGCTGGCTGACGCACAGGCCGCGCAGGAAAAGCTCGGCGACATCCCGCTCGCGGACGGCCGCCGCATCGGCACAGAGTTCAAATACGGCTACGGCCACTTCACCACACGTACCAACGTCCAGTACAACTGGATTCCGCTCGACAAGAGCGCAGACGTGATGGACTTGCTCGCCTCGGTGCAGTTGCACGGCATCCAGACCAGCGGCAATTGCATCCGCAACATCACCACCGACGCGCTCGCCGGCATTGCCGAAGACGAGATCATCGATCCCCGCCCCTACTCCGAAATCCTGCGCCAGTGGAGCACGCTGCACCCCGAGTTCTCGTTCCTGCCGCGCAAGTTCAAGCTGTCACTCAACGGTGCCAAGGAAGACCGCGCCGCGCTCGGCTGGTATGACACCGGCCTGCAACTGGTGAAGAACGAGGCTGGCGAGATTGGTTTCAAGGTGCGCGTGGGTGGCGGCATGGGCCGCACGCCGGTGATCAGCCCAGTGCTGCGCGAGTTCCTGCCATGGAACCAGATCATGAATTACCTCGAAGCAGTGATTCGCGTCTACAACCGCTATGGCCGCCGCGACAACCTCTGGAAGGCGCGCATCAAGATCCTCGTGAAGAGCGAAGGCCAGAGCTACATTGATCAGGTCGAGGAAGAATTCCGCTCCATCGTGGAAGTCGAAGGCGGCCCGCACACCATCACCCAAGCCGAGTTCGACCGCGTCGCGGCCAACTTCAAAGAGCCCGAGCTCGATCTGTCGCCCTCGAACGCCGAGGCCGAAACGCTGGAGTTGCTGCGCACCGCGAGCGAAGAAAACAACGACTTTGGCCGCTGGCTGCACAGCAACGTGCTGCCGCACCGCCTGCCGCAACTGCGCGCCGTGGTGCTGTCGTTCAAGCGCGTGGGCTATGCCCCCGGCGACGCGACGGCCGACCAGATGGACGCGGCAGCCGACTTGGCCGACAAGTTCTCGCACGGTGAACTGCGCGTGACACACGAGCAAAACCTGATCCTGCCCTGGGTTCGCCGCGACCAACTGGCCGAGCTCTACAAGGCCGCGAAGGCGCTGGGTCTGGCCAAGGCCAACATCGGCCTCTTGACCGACATGATCGCCTGCCCAGGCGGTGATTTCTGCTCGCTCGCCAACGCGCGCAGCCTGCCGATTGCCGAAGCCATCACCGAGCGCTATCAAGACCTCGACGAACTGTGGGATCTGGGCGAGATCGACCTGCACATCAGCGGTTGCATCAACTCCTGCGGTCACCACCACAGCGGCCACATCGGCATTCTCGGTGTCGACAAGGACGGCAAGGAGTGGTATCAGATCACGCTCGGCGGCGCGGACGGCACGAACCTCTCTGGCCCCGCACAGGCTGGCAAGATCATTGGCCCATCGTTCAGCGCGGCCGAAGTGCCCGGCGTGATTGAAGCACTGCTTGCCACCTACCGCGATCTGCGCGAAGCTCTGCCCGCAGAAGCCGCCAAGGCCGCACATGGTCAGAAGCACGAAAACTTCATCGACACCGTGCGCCGCGTCGGCATCGAGCCCTTCAAGGCCGCGTCCAACGCCGTACGTCACACCGCTCACGCGGCCGTGTCTGCCTGA
- a CDS encoding DUF934 domain-containing protein, producing the protein MQIFAANEHQPVTEDQKHIVVLPNDADPLALDLAGVERIDLDFPKFTDGRAFSQARLLRQRRQFAGEIRATGDVLIDQLVQMARCGFDVAVLREGVDKTDAQRQFERFNAFYQGDVNHPLPHFREAA; encoded by the coding sequence ATGCAAATCTTCGCCGCAAACGAACACCAGCCGGTCACGGAAGACCAGAAGCACATCGTCGTGCTGCCCAATGACGCTGACCCGCTCGCCCTCGATCTGGCCGGTGTGGAGCGCATCGACCTCGACTTCCCCAAGTTCACCGACGGCCGCGCCTTCAGTCAAGCACGCCTGCTGCGCCAGCGCCGCCAATTCGCCGGAGAAATCCGCGCCACGGGCGACGTGTTGATCGACCAGCTCGTACAGATGGCACGCTGCGGCTTTGACGTGGCCGTGCTGCGCGAAGGCGTGGACAAGACCGACGCCCAGCGCCAGTTTGAACGCTTCAACGCGTTCTACCAAGGCGACGTGAATCACCCGCTGCCGCATTTCCGCGAAGCCGCCTGA
- the cysD gene encoding sulfate adenylyltransferase subunit CysD, which translates to MNARTEPALLSQLSNRHLDALEEETIFILREVAAAFERPALLFSGGKDSLVMLRCAEKAFGAGRLPYPLLMIDTGHNFSEVTEFRDFRAKELGAELIVRSVEDSMARGTVRLAHPGESRNVHQSVTLLEAIEEFRFDALIGGARRDEEKARAKERIFSHRDSFGQWQPKAQRPELWTLFNTRLAPGEHFRVFPISNWTELDVWQYIDREKIALPSIYYTHQREVVERKGLLVPVTELTPPRDGEQVVTRDVRFRTVGDITCTCPVESTAATAGDIVIETLSAEVSERGATRMDDKTSEASMEKRKKDGYF; encoded by the coding sequence ATGAACGCCCGTACCGAACCCGCGCTGCTCTCGCAACTGAGCAACCGCCATCTGGATGCGCTCGAAGAAGAAACCATCTTCATCCTGCGCGAAGTGGCCGCCGCCTTTGAACGCCCCGCCCTGCTGTTCTCGGGCGGCAAGGATTCACTGGTGATGTTGCGCTGCGCCGAAAAGGCGTTTGGCGCCGGTCGCCTGCCGTATCCGCTGCTCATGATCGACACCGGCCACAACTTCTCCGAAGTGACCGAATTTCGCGACTTCCGCGCCAAGGAACTGGGCGCAGAGTTGATTGTGCGCAGCGTCGAGGACTCGATGGCCCGTGGCACGGTGCGTCTGGCCCATCCCGGCGAATCGCGCAATGTGCACCAGTCGGTCACGCTGCTCGAAGCGATTGAAGAATTCCGCTTTGACGCGCTGATCGGCGGCGCACGCCGCGACGAAGAGAAGGCTCGCGCCAAGGAGCGCATCTTCTCGCACCGTGACAGTTTCGGCCAATGGCAGCCCAAGGCACAGCGCCCCGAACTCTGGACGCTGTTCAACACACGTCTGGCTCCCGGCGAGCATTTCCGCGTGTTCCCGATCAGCAACTGGACCGAGCTGGATGTGTGGCAATACATCGACCGCGAAAAAATCGCGCTGCCTTCGATCTACTACACGCATCAGCGTGAGGTGGTCGAGCGCAAGGGCCTGCTGGTACCCGTGACCGAACTCACCCCGCCACGCGACGGCGAGCAGGTCGTGACCCGCGACGTGCGTTTTCGCACCGTGGGCGACATCACCTGCACCTGCCCCGTGGAAAGCACAGCGGCAACGGCCGGCGACATCGTGATCGAAACGCTGTCCGCCGAAGTCAGCGAACGGGGCGCTACCCGCATGGACGACAAGACCAGCGAAGCCTCGATGGAAAAGCGCAAGAAAGACGGGTATTTTTGA
- a CDS encoding sulfate adenylyltransferase subunit 1, which yields MSTETIERGNDTGTNTEQAAQTVTHAPNDAALRFITCGSVDDGKSTLIGRLLVDTRAVLQDQFAGITKSGETDLALLTDGLSAEREQGITIDVAYRYFSTEQRKFIIGDAPGHEQYTRNMVTAASSADAALVLVDATKLDWKNPQLDLLPQTRRHSLLVNLLRVPSLIFAVNKLDAVEDPALAFAHIRNQLAAFAHAAGITVRATVPVSALKGINVVDATKGWAGYEGPSLLQLLHTLPATPADHELPLAFPVQWVEKFSSSADTRQGRRVFWGRVAAGVAQPGQQVTLLPSNQTATVAQVLNHVREPGDVEAGNSAGIVLDREVDVSRGDWIVASVENTQPAADDDFDDAPASQPAWPGQREVQATVAWMDDEPLVPGRVYLAQHGHRWIKTKVRRVVHRLNINTLAEEDAERLEANAIGHVELLLQEAAPVAPFTQARTLGSLILVDTASHKTAGAVLIRS from the coding sequence ATGAGCACCGAGACCATTGAACGCGGCAACGACACCGGCACCAACACCGAACAGGCAGCGCAAACCGTGACCCACGCACCCAACGACGCAGCCCTGCGTTTCATCACCTGCGGCAGCGTCGACGACGGCAAATCCACGCTGATCGGCCGCCTGCTGGTGGACACCCGCGCAGTGCTGCAAGACCAGTTCGCGGGAATCACCAAGAGCGGCGAGACCGATCTGGCACTGCTCACCGATGGCCTTTCCGCCGAGCGCGAGCAAGGCATCACCATCGATGTGGCCTACCGCTACTTCAGCACCGAGCAGCGCAAATTCATCATCGGTGACGCGCCCGGCCACGAGCAGTACACCCGCAACATGGTCACGGCCGCATCCAGCGCCGATGCTGCACTGGTGCTGGTCGACGCCACCAAGCTCGACTGGAAGAACCCGCAGCTCGATCTGCTGCCGCAGACGCGCCGCCACTCGCTGCTGGTCAACCTGCTGCGTGTGCCGTCGCTGATCTTCGCGGTCAACAAGCTCGACGCAGTGGAAGACCCTGCCCTCGCCTTCGCCCACATCCGCAACCAGCTGGCTGCGTTCGCGCATGCTGCAGGCATCACCGTGCGTGCCACCGTGCCGGTCTCGGCGCTCAAAGGCATCAACGTGGTCGACGCCACCAAGGGCTGGGCAGGCTACGAAGGCCCGAGCCTGCTGCAGCTGCTGCACACCCTACCCGCCACGCCCGCCGACCACGAACTGCCGCTGGCGTTCCCGGTGCAGTGGGTGGAGAAATTCTCCTCATCCGCCGACACCCGCCAGGGCCGCCGCGTATTCTGGGGCCGTGTGGCCGCTGGTGTGGCACAACCCGGCCAGCAGGTCACGCTGCTGCCAAGCAACCAGACCGCCACAGTCGCTCAGGTGTTGAACCATGTGCGCGAGCCTGGCGATGTCGAGGCGGGCAACAGCGCCGGCATCGTGCTGGACCGCGAGGTCGACGTCTCGCGTGGCGACTGGATCGTGGCATCGGTGGAAAACACCCAGCCCGCAGCCGACGATGATTTCGACGATGCGCCCGCCAGCCAACCCGCCTGGCCGGGTCAGCGCGAGGTACAGGCCACCGTGGCGTGGATGGACGACGAACCGCTGGTGCCTGGCCGCGTCTACCTCGCGCAGCACGGTCACCGCTGGATCAAGACCAAGGTGCGCCGCGTGGTGCACCGCTTGAACATCAACACGCTGGCCGAAGAAGACGCCGAGCGTCTCGAAGCCAACGCCATCGGCCACGTCGAGTTGCTGCTGCAGGAGGCCGCGCCCGTCGCCCCGTTCACGCAGGCCCGTACACTGGGCTC